Proteins encoded together in one Bacteroides ovatus window:
- a CDS encoding glycosyl hydrolase: MVKKIVIGLLGMGMLFSQQSCTGSAPDKTTKEQAWKEFANPQDSTRTKVWWFHGETETTREGITADLEAYKRGGVGGVVYYDQAHGKGENAIPAMSQEWWDMLRFAASEAKRVGLSFEANIANGYVAGGPWITPELGMQRLTATETIIKGKSSFKGVLPKPDSKSFSDVAVLAFPIHKGFYETNQTRNPKLSTNLAGLPVESLFGKSRKLTTIPPQEPGHSVFVNLDFGDDFIARSITYRVGTRGKSRGGAMNVPGKPTEKFVAQGFIEQPDLGQLEVSEDGINYQKVCDLKPVYSAASGNWNQKTVSFPAVKGRYFRLNLHDWCHPKDKKPQMYLGDVVLSSRAKADKWEEKAGLYSEYVLPDETPEYSGEEVINPEQVIDLSARMSKDGELQWDVPEGEWMVLRFGHVPTGGVTKHSRANMKGLECDKLSAVAAKAQFDNYFKLILDTLNAAGCPLKGLTMDSQEAGSQNWTAGYEKEFLQRRGYDIHRYLPALMGYIVGSPEETDGFFYDMRRTIADLVSEKYYGTLDSLCRQAGVDFTAQASGNGLNLVADNFQAKGRVQKPQGEFWGHHVHGSYDIKEAASAAHIYGKRIASAEAFTDVRYDESFAEMKNLADYAYAFGVNEFVVCASAYQPWLDKIPGSTGGGRHYCLNRNNTFWEYSRPFWDYQARCAGLMRKGIPVVDLCIFAGDNAPVKLLTYRLPEMPEGYDFDVCTADALIKRMKARDGRIVLPDGMSYQMLVVQRNGDVTLEALRHIASLVEQGVPLYGPKPLRSGSLKDAGNAEEYAKLADSLWGGEMAASGSHAYGKGTVYWGMSLEEALAQAGIRPDIALKSGNTPKDKVYFAHRQLADAEVYFLNNHSKNVFNSTVTLRTDARYAEFWDPATGKRFSLPATPGKDGLAVTITLQANESGFIVASDQLTEGISRRMIGSPEAVVPVEGSWNVYFDPKWGGPGEVVFEELTDWARNADDRIRYYSGTAVYKKTITLDKLDKDEELVLRIPQLGAMAQVFINGKEVSTIWCSPWEADLTPYVQEGDNALELRVVNSLTNRMIGDVSLPQEERYTYAYPEIVKAGDRLVPSGIIGEVLLVRR; the protein is encoded by the coding sequence ATGGTGAAAAAGATTGTAATAGGACTTTTGGGGATGGGAATGTTATTCTCCCAGCAGAGTTGTACAGGAAGCGCTCCCGATAAAACGACAAAAGAGCAGGCATGGAAAGAATTTGCCAATCCTCAAGACTCTACCCGCACGAAAGTGTGGTGGTTTCACGGTGAAACGGAAACCACCAGAGAGGGAATTACCGCCGATTTGGAAGCGTATAAACGTGGTGGAGTAGGCGGAGTGGTCTATTATGACCAGGCACACGGAAAGGGAGAAAATGCCATTCCCGCCATGTCGCAGGAATGGTGGGACATGCTCCGGTTTGCGGCTTCGGAAGCGAAGAGAGTCGGCTTGTCCTTTGAGGCCAACATAGCCAACGGCTATGTGGCAGGTGGCCCGTGGATCACTCCCGAATTGGGTATGCAGAGACTTACAGCTACTGAAACAATCATAAAAGGAAAGTCTTCGTTTAAAGGAGTATTACCTAAACCGGACAGCAAGTCCTTTTCGGACGTAGCGGTGCTGGCTTTCCCTATTCATAAAGGATTTTATGAAACAAACCAGACCCGCAACCCGAAGCTGTCGACCAACCTGGCAGGCCTGCCCGTTGAATCCCTGTTTGGCAAAAGCAGGAAATTGACGACAATCCCCCCACAGGAACCGGGGCATTCCGTGTTCGTGAATCTTGACTTCGGAGATGATTTCATAGCACGTAGTATTACCTATCGCGTAGGTACACGGGGTAAAAGCCGTGGCGGCGCCATGAATGTACCGGGAAAACCGACGGAGAAATTCGTTGCTCAAGGATTCATCGAACAACCGGATTTGGGACAACTGGAAGTTTCGGAAGATGGAATAAATTATCAGAAAGTATGTGACTTGAAGCCGGTTTATTCGGCTGCGTCCGGCAACTGGAATCAGAAAACCGTTTCTTTCCCAGCTGTGAAGGGCAGATATTTCCGTCTTAACCTGCATGACTGGTGTCATCCGAAAGATAAGAAACCGCAGATGTATCTGGGGGATGTGGTGCTTTCTTCGCGGGCGAAAGCCGATAAATGGGAAGAAAAGGCCGGACTTTACTCCGAGTATGTTTTGCCGGACGAGACACCCGAATATTCCGGTGAGGAAGTGATAAATCCGGAGCAGGTAATCGACTTGAGTGCCCGGATGAGTAAGGATGGAGAGTTGCAATGGGATGTGCCCGAGGGCGAATGGATGGTTTTGAGATTCGGACATGTGCCGACAGGAGGAGTCACTAAACATTCGCGTGCCAATATGAAAGGACTGGAATGTGACAAACTTTCTGCCGTGGCAGCCAAAGCACAGTTTGACAATTATTTCAAATTGATTCTGGATACTTTGAATGCGGCAGGATGTCCGCTGAAAGGCTTGACTATGGATAGCCAGGAAGCCGGTTCGCAGAACTGGACTGCCGGTTATGAGAAAGAATTCCTTCAGAGAAGAGGATATGACATACATCGCTATCTTCCGGCTCTGATGGGGTATATTGTCGGTTCTCCCGAAGAGACGGACGGTTTCTTCTATGATATGCGTCGCACGATAGCCGATCTGGTTTCAGAGAAATATTACGGTACGCTGGATAGCTTGTGCCGGCAGGCGGGAGTTGATTTTACAGCGCAGGCTTCCGGTAACGGATTGAATCTGGTGGCTGACAACTTTCAGGCTAAAGGACGGGTGCAGAAACCGCAGGGCGAGTTTTGGGGGCATCATGTACATGGAAGCTATGATATAAAGGAAGCTGCATCTGCTGCACATATCTATGGAAAGCGGATTGCTTCGGCAGAGGCTTTCACGGATGTGAGATATGACGAGTCATTTGCTGAAATGAAGAACCTGGCTGATTATGCCTATGCTTTCGGAGTGAATGAGTTTGTGGTGTGTGCATCCGCTTATCAGCCATGGCTTGATAAGATTCCGGGAAGTACGGGAGGTGGCAGACACTATTGCCTGAACCGTAATAATACGTTTTGGGAATATAGCCGCCCGTTCTGGGATTATCAGGCACGGTGCGCGGGATTGATGAGAAAGGGAATACCTGTTGTGGACTTGTGTATCTTTGCAGGTGATAACGCTCCGGTGAAACTGCTCACTTACCGTCTGCCGGAAATGCCGGAAGGATATGACTTTGATGTCTGTACGGCAGACGCGTTGATAAAACGCATGAAGGCCCGTGACGGACGTATTGTATTGCCGGACGGAATGAGTTATCAGATGCTTGTAGTACAGCGCAACGGAGATGTCACTCTGGAAGCGTTGCGACATATTGCTTCACTGGTGGAACAGGGAGTGCCGCTATATGGCCCGAAACCTCTTCGTTCCGGTTCGCTGAAAGATGCCGGAAATGCGGAAGAATATGCAAAACTGGCAGATAGCTTGTGGGGCGGGGAGATGGCTGCTTCCGGTTCTCATGCTTATGGTAAAGGAACGGTTTATTGGGGTATGTCCCTTGAAGAAGCTTTGGCGCAGGCGGGAATCCGTCCGGATATAGCGTTGAAGAGCGGCAATACTCCTAAGGACAAAGTGTATTTCGCTCACCGGCAGTTGGCTGACGCGGAAGTTTACTTCCTGAATAATCATAGTAAGAATGTATTTAACAGTACAGTGACTTTACGTACTGATGCCCGATATGCCGAATTCTGGGATCCTGCTACCGGAAAGCGTTTCAGCTTGCCTGCGACTCCGGGAAAAGATGGCTTGGCGGTAACGATTACTTTGCAAGCTAATGAATCCGGTTTCATCGTAGCGTCCGACCAGTTGACGGAAGGTATCTCCCGACGGATGATTGGAAGCCCTGAAGCGGTTGTTCCTGTCGAAGGAAGTTGGAATGTATATTTTGATCCCAAATGGGGAGGCCCGGGGGAAGTTGTGTTTGAGGAGCTGACGGATTGGGCGCGTAATGCGGACGACCGGATCCGCTATTATTCGGGAACGGCTGTCTATAAAAAGACAATCACACTAGACAAGTTGGATAAAGATGAAGAGCTCGTGCTTCGTATTCCCCAATTGGGAGCCATGGCACAAGTCTTTATCAACGGCAAGGAAGTTTCGACTATCTGGTGTTCGCCTTGGGAGGCTGATCTGACTCCTTACGTGCAGGAAGGTGATAATGCACTGGAATTGCGTGTCGTCAATTCGTTGACGAACCGTATGATCGGTGATGTTTCTCTGCCACAAGAGGAACGTTACACGTATGCTTATCCCGAAATAGTGAAAGCGGGAGACAGGCTGGTTCCTTCGGGCATCATAGGCGAAGTTTTATTGGTAAGGAGATAG
- a CDS encoding rhamnogalacturonan acetylesterase, whose translation MKDVYCFKKVFVNGCISLLCLFVFVGNSSAQNQVPPPVEDVFHTVDNTLDSMKIVRMARPVPGKSRKGDNPVLFLVGNSTMRTGTKGNGGNGQWGWGYFAPEYFDENKITVENHALGGTSSRTFYNRFWPDVLKGIRKGDWVIVELGHNDNGPYDSIRARASIPGIGYDSLKVTIKETGVKETVYTYGEYMRRFIRETRAKGAHPILCSLTPRNSWKENGTKVGRVNKTFGLWAKQVAEAEKVPFIDLNDITAGKYEKFGRDKVNYLFYPPLKERTHTGALGARINAESAVEGIRNCPGLELAEYLKPVRKDVKTGATRKEGRPVVFVVGDSTVKNQDKDEDGLWGWGSVIAKFFDPKKVSVENWGKPGSSARSFMNTGRWDRIYNALQPGDFVLIQFGHNDGGDIQKGKARGELKGTGDESKVVMVEKTGIYEAVYTYGWYLKKFIMDVQEKGAVPVILSPTPRNIWKEGKIERRTDTYAGWAREAAEAKGACFIDLNKLSADKMEKEGRKKVNGLFKNDHTHTSLKGARLNAESIIEGLKDTDCPLKDCLTGI comes from the coding sequence ATGAAAGATGTATATTGTTTTAAAAAAGTATTCGTAAATGGCTGTATAAGTCTGCTCTGTTTATTTGTATTTGTTGGAAATAGCAGTGCACAGAATCAGGTTCCGCCTCCGGTGGAAGATGTATTTCATACCGTTGATAATACGTTGGATAGTATGAAAATTGTTCGCATGGCACGTCCGGTTCCGGGGAAAAGCCGGAAGGGGGATAATCCCGTACTGTTTCTGGTAGGAAACTCTACGATGCGTACCGGAACCAAAGGAAATGGCGGCAATGGTCAGTGGGGATGGGGATATTTTGCCCCTGAATATTTTGATGAGAATAAAATTACAGTCGAGAATCATGCTTTAGGTGGTACGAGTAGCCGTACCTTTTATAATCGTTTTTGGCCGGATGTATTGAAAGGGATACGCAAAGGCGATTGGGTGATTGTTGAACTTGGGCATAATGATAACGGCCCTTATGACAGTATTCGTGCGCGTGCTTCCATACCCGGTATAGGGTATGACAGTTTGAAAGTCACTATCAAGGAAACAGGTGTAAAAGAAACAGTTTATACTTATGGTGAATATATGCGCCGTTTTATTCGTGAAACGAGAGCGAAAGGAGCTCATCCTATCCTTTGTTCTCTAACTCCCCGTAATTCATGGAAAGAAAACGGTACCAAAGTCGGACGTGTAAACAAAACTTTCGGTTTATGGGCGAAACAGGTGGCAGAAGCCGAGAAGGTTCCTTTTATAGACTTGAATGATATAACGGCAGGTAAATATGAGAAGTTCGGGAGGGATAAGGTGAATTATCTGTTCTATCCCCCGCTGAAGGAACGTACTCACACGGGAGCATTGGGAGCCCGCATTAATGCTGAATCTGCTGTGGAAGGCATCCGGAATTGTCCGGGTTTGGAGTTGGCGGAGTATTTGAAGCCTGTCCGGAAAGATGTGAAAACGGGTGCCACACGTAAGGAAGGAAGACCGGTAGTTTTTGTGGTAGGAGATAGTACGGTAAAGAATCAGGATAAAGATGAGGATGGTTTGTGGGGATGGGGAAGTGTTATTGCTAAGTTCTTTGACCCGAAGAAAGTATCAGTGGAGAATTGGGGGAAACCGGGAAGCAGTGCCCGGAGTTTTATGAATACCGGACGTTGGGATAGGATATATAATGCTTTGCAGCCGGGCGACTTTGTGTTGATTCAATTTGGACATAATGACGGCGGGGATATACAAAAAGGAAAGGCGCGTGGTGAACTGAAAGGAACGGGTGACGAAAGCAAAGTTGTCATGGTGGAAAAGACTGGGATTTATGAGGCTGTGTATACTTATGGCTGGTATTTGAAGAAATTTATTATGGATGTACAGGAGAAGGGGGCTGTTCCGGTTATTTTAAGTCCTACTCCACGTAATATCTGGAAGGAAGGGAAGATAGAAAGAAGAACTGATACTTATGCAGGATGGGCGCGTGAAGCGGCTGAAGCAAAGGGGGCCTGTTTTATCGACTTGAATAAATTATCAGCTGATAAAATGGAGAAGGAAGGTAGAAAGAAAGTGAACGGACTCTTCAAAAATGATCATACCCATACTTCTCTGAAAGGTGCGCGCCTGAATGCGGAAAGTATTATTGAGGGATTGAAAGATACGGATTGCCCGTTGAAGGATTGTTTGACGGGGATATAA
- a CDS encoding DUF4248 domain-containing protein, which yields MKRFLSFAVLAVMYFPGCATSKNAVRCLSRWIKDCNPLVKELIPTGYLPYNHRYLTAKQYKIITKHLGDPYED from the coding sequence ATGAAACGATTCTTATCTTTTGCCGTACTCGCTGTGATGTACTTCCCCGGATGTGCAACCAGTAAAAATGCAGTGCGTTGTCTGAGCCGATGGATTAAAGACTGCAACCCGTTGGTCAAAGAACTTATACCAACAGGGTACTTGCCGTATAATCATCGGTATCTGACTGCAAAACAGTATAAGATCATAACAAAACATCTAGGTGATCCTTATGAGGATTAG
- a CDS encoding two-component regulator propeller domain-containing protein, which produces MMQDSRGFMWMGTINGLNRYNGKEFVVVHPELPGSSLLPDSRIRYMVEDKNGFIWIRTFSNTLFCYDPGTEKMIDYDPQNKAKIFTQIEVFSNGDVWMWGNRGCCRVRYVNGKMEVWKPEDEKLRSQKISFVFEDSEHKVWIGAHEELFRIADGKVDSMLKGVTFLNAQEGSDLYFIGGGGIVIFDRARLSFSPVIYYDKENPTAHSRSYMLNEGILMIATNEKTYTFDTNKRVWIPSAKFFQGNDLRNANFSVDNKGDVWVYNMSGTLWRHRPGNTFEPLHLIPSDILSLISQERYQIYHDSRNIIWITTFGNGLFAIDENNGKTFHYTADKDLTTNYLLCVTEDRSGEIWVGTELGGISKISLTNYPFDIFYPSPGGNADRDNAVRLIYEDEDGRYWFGTRDGNLHVCDSTLRQIYDLRIEGGLPFSIAEDTLGYKWLGTKGGGLVLLSPKGDAIVEKHTLDDWVWQSSSSNNIFTIMRDNKDRMWIATFGGGLHLGERHQGKLTFRQFVTENKHQCMMRAMIQDRTGLIWVGTNDGVIVFHPDELIQDKNKYISLHLHKEDQQSLSHNEVKVVFEDSKGNIWLGTTGGGLNLLVREKQLEKSWFKHYNADNGLANETVQAILEDNEGYIWVSTESGISKFNLQTERFENFIFSNNRHAAIFNELSCWKKKNGELMFGSYNGVYIFNPSGIKFDTYAPRVLVTGLWINGNPMRPQGQDSPLMESITNTKKIVLEHNQNSFNLECTMLNFHAAELNQYAYYLEGFEKDWNLGSRNNMATYRNVPPGRYMFKVKGCNSFGVWSSEETTLEVIILPPWWKSWIAVLLYILVGGILIYFAVRLALKMHRLNMAVEVEKQLTEYKLRFFTNISHEFRTPLTIIRGAIEDLSNQKDLPPAANKQLGLLTKSSNRLLRLIDQLLEFRRLQNNKMELKLEETVAERFFYDIYLTFKDMAAKKRIEYLFESNDSTGRMLLDRSKMDKIAYNLLSNAFKNTPAGGKIVMRLDSSAENDTFTLSVSDSGPGVPAEKRKMLFVRFEQINYASDGTGVGLHLTAELAKVHKGNVAYSDSSLGGACFSLTIPLSDKNYDPADIVQSSASEPDVAVKEITTGATLPDEKAVEILGTSVNKPFKEYKVMVIDDDDDVRTLIESQLGKYFTVSTASNGAEGLEKLAEDQPDIVVCDVMMPEMDGFEFTKRLKNDFNISHIPVILLTAYSSEEHQLKGIQLGADSYITKPFSVQYLLARVVKLIEQREKLQRKFATEPGNLQPLISTTDRDKIFLDKINAIIERNMGDAEFKLDTYAPALGLGRTTFYSKLKSIVGCSPNEYVRLLRMKRAAELLITSDINISEAGYQVGINDPFYFSKCFKNTFGKSPSQYRKSAGKSDMEESAGEE; this is translated from the coding sequence ATGATGCAGGACAGCCGCGGATTTATGTGGATGGGAACTATCAACGGGCTGAACCGATATAACGGGAAAGAGTTTGTGGTGGTACATCCCGAGTTGCCGGGGTCATCGTTGTTGCCCGACAGCAGGATACGTTATATGGTTGAGGACAAGAACGGTTTTATCTGGATACGTACTTTCTCGAATACCTTGTTTTGCTATGATCCGGGAACTGAAAAGATGATTGACTATGACCCGCAGAATAAGGCGAAGATATTCACGCAGATTGAAGTCTTCTCCAATGGTGACGTGTGGATGTGGGGAAACAGGGGATGCTGCCGTGTCCGGTATGTCAACGGAAAAATGGAAGTATGGAAGCCGGAAGATGAAAAACTGCGCAGCCAGAAAATATCCTTTGTATTTGAGGATTCGGAGCATAAGGTATGGATAGGTGCTCATGAAGAACTGTTCAGGATTGCTGACGGTAAAGTGGACTCGATGCTGAAAGGGGTGACTTTTCTCAATGCGCAGGAGGGAAGTGACTTATACTTTATAGGTGGAGGAGGAATTGTAATATTCGACCGTGCCCGCCTTTCTTTCTCACCGGTTATTTATTACGATAAAGAAAATCCCACGGCTCATTCCCGCTCATATATGCTGAATGAAGGGATTCTGATGATTGCCACCAATGAGAAAACATATACTTTTGACACGAATAAGCGGGTCTGGATTCCGTCGGCAAAGTTCTTTCAAGGGAACGATTTGCGTAATGCTAATTTTAGTGTCGACAACAAAGGGGATGTATGGGTGTACAATATGTCCGGTACGTTATGGCGGCATCGTCCCGGCAATACTTTCGAACCGTTGCATTTGATACCTTCCGATATACTTTCCCTGATCAGTCAGGAACGTTATCAGATTTATCATGATTCGCGGAATATCATCTGGATTACTACTTTCGGTAACGGGCTGTTTGCCATTGACGAGAATAACGGAAAGACTTTTCATTATACGGCTGATAAAGACCTGACGACCAATTATCTGCTTTGTGTAACGGAAGACAGGTCGGGCGAAATATGGGTGGGAACCGAATTAGGGGGGATCAGTAAAATATCGCTGACTAATTATCCGTTTGATATCTTCTATCCCTCTCCGGGAGGAAATGCGGACAGGGACAATGCGGTGCGGCTTATTTATGAAGATGAAGACGGACGGTACTGGTTTGGGACGCGGGATGGAAACCTGCATGTATGCGATTCTACATTGCGTCAGATTTATGATCTCCGGATTGAGGGTGGTCTACCGTTTTCGATTGCGGAAGATACTCTTGGATATAAGTGGCTGGGAACGAAAGGGGGAGGATTGGTGCTTCTTTCTCCCAAAGGAGATGCCATAGTGGAAAAACACACCTTGGATGACTGGGTGTGGCAGTCTTCATCAAGCAACAATATATTTACTATTATGCGTGATAATAAAGATCGCATGTGGATAGCCACTTTTGGGGGAGGATTGCATTTGGGAGAAAGGCATCAGGGGAAGCTGACTTTCCGCCAGTTTGTGACGGAAAACAAGCATCAGTGTATGATGCGGGCGATGATTCAGGATCGGACAGGATTGATATGGGTGGGAACTAACGATGGAGTCATTGTTTTTCATCCGGATGAATTGATTCAGGATAAGAATAAATATATCTCCCTGCATCTTCACAAAGAGGATCAGCAATCGTTGAGCCATAATGAGGTAAAGGTTGTATTTGAGGATAGCAAGGGAAATATCTGGCTGGGCACCACCGGTGGCGGATTGAATCTGCTGGTCAGGGAGAAGCAACTGGAAAAATCATGGTTCAAGCACTATAATGCAGATAATGGTCTGGCTAACGAGACTGTACAGGCCATACTGGAGGATAATGAAGGATATATATGGGTAAGTACGGAGAGCGGTATCTCCAAATTCAACTTGCAGACGGAACGTTTTGAGAATTTTATTTTCTCGAATAACCGTCATGCCGCTATTTTCAACGAATTATCGTGCTGGAAGAAGAAAAACGGAGAGTTGATGTTCGGCAGTTACAATGGTGTCTATATTTTCAATCCTTCAGGGATTAAATTTGATACGTATGCTCCCCGCGTACTTGTAACGGGTTTGTGGATTAACGGAAATCCGATGCGTCCGCAAGGACAGGACTCTCCTTTGATGGAAAGTATTACGAATACGAAGAAGATTGTTTTGGAGCATAATCAGAACTCTTTTAACCTTGAATGTACGATGCTGAATTTTCATGCCGCGGAACTCAACCAATATGCGTATTATCTGGAAGGATTTGAAAAAGACTGGAATCTCGGTTCGCGCAATAACATGGCGACTTATCGGAATGTTCCCCCGGGAAGGTATATGTTCAAAGTAAAAGGTTGTAATAGCTTCGGTGTGTGGAGCAGTGAGGAGACTACTCTGGAAGTCATTATTCTTCCACCTTGGTGGAAATCGTGGATAGCGGTACTTTTATATATTTTGGTGGGAGGAATACTTATTTATTTTGCAGTCAGGCTTGCCTTGAAGATGCACCGGTTGAATATGGCTGTTGAGGTTGAGAAACAACTGACAGAATATAAGCTACGTTTCTTCACCAATATATCTCATGAGTTCCGTACTCCATTGACTATTATCCGTGGCGCGATAGAGGACTTGTCTAACCAGAAGGATTTGCCGCCTGCTGCCAATAAACAGTTGGGATTACTGACAAAAAGTTCTAACCGGCTGTTGCGTCTGATTGACCAGTTGCTGGAATTCCGCCGTTTGCAGAACAACAAGATGGAGTTGAAATTGGAAGAGACGGTGGCCGAACGTTTCTTTTATGACATTTATCTTACTTTCAAAGACATGGCGGCCAAGAAACGGATAGAATATCTTTTTGAATCGAACGATTCTACGGGAAGGATGCTGCTCGACCGGAGCAAGATGGATAAGATTGCATATAATCTTTTGTCCAATGCTTTCAAGAATACTCCGGCAGGCGGAAAGATTGTGATGAGACTTGACTCTTCTGCCGAAAATGATACGTTTACATTAAGTGTATCAGACAGTGGCCCCGGAGTTCCCGCAGAGAAGCGTAAGATGTTGTTTGTCAGATTCGAACAGATTAACTATGCTTCCGACGGCACGGGTGTCGGGTTGCACCTGACTGCCGAACTCGCCAAAGTTCATAAAGGTAATGTAGCTTATTCGGATTCTTCTTTGGGGGGAGCTTGTTTTTCACTGACTATACCATTGTCGGATAAGAATTATGATCCGGCAGATATCGTACAGTCTTCAGCATCCGAACCGGACGTTGCGGTTAAGGAAATAACAACCGGAGCGACTTTGCCTGATGAAAAGGCGGTGGAAATCCTGGGCACTTCTGTCAACAAACCATTCAAAGAATATAAGGTGATGGTGATTGATGACGATGATGATGTCCGCACGCTTATAGAAAGCCAGTTAGGGAAATATTTCACGGTTTCTACAGCTTCCAATGGAGCGGAAGGACTGGAAAAGTTGGCGGAAGACCAGCCGGATATTGTTGTCTGCGATGTGATGATGCCCGAAATGGATGGGTTCGAGTTTACGAAACGGTTGAAAAATGATTTCAATATCAGCCATATTCCTGTCATTCTGTTGACTGCTTATTCTTCGGAAGAACACCAGTTGAAGGGCATCCAGTTGGGGGCTGATTCTTATATCACCAAGCCTTTCAGTGTGCAATATCTCTTGGCTCGTGTAGTAAAGCTTATCGAGCAGCGGGAGAAGTTGCAACGGAAGTTTGCAACGGAACCGGGTAACTTGCAACCGTTGATTAGTACTACCGACAGGGATAAAATATTCCTGGATAAGATAAATGCCATTATTGAAAGAAATATGGGAGATGCGGAGTTCAAACTGGACACTTACGCTCCGGCATTGGGATTGGGACGTACTACTTTCTACAGTAAATTGAAGAGTATTGTCGGCTGCTCTCCCAATGAGTATGTGAGGCTGCTCCGTATGAAGAGGGCGGCGGAACTGTTGATTACTTCCGATATAAATATATCTGAAGCCGGTTATCAGGTCGGTATCAATGATCCTTTCTATTTTAGTAAATGCTTTAAGAATACATTCGGGAAATCGCCTTCGCAATACAGAAAGAGTGCGGGAAAATCCGATATGGAAGAAAGTGCGGGAGAAGAGTAA
- a CDS encoding fimbrillin family protein: MKQYKFLSTALFLAAMAAWSGCSNEDESLPAMSGTEGLVINVCDKGMENAESSASRAVTDLNYNTTFEVGDCIGLFAVKDNAILSDVNNLKVQLTREGWQPATDLQYDGALREATYYAYFPYSENLSINSVETDFFASTAAGWNIGKDQSTRKNFADSDLMTSSGSTIYRGDKGEFLIQFNMVHRMSLAVISLPGTEYKFTNPELKGTIYAIKPGGDVAFYTEEIASGKEIKPYRADDGSYRMLVKPAVAPDIVGVLGDSKYNVNSAIAAGKYKRFMVDGGNVVKEYELKVGDYYCADGNLVSRDCAPEEVPDDCIGIVYYVGNPQPSVLYKETLEAVEEKDALKRDYPNCVHGLVYAINQSNATATSVASNSKLDYAKYFTDNGLDSRYFWGNGNKVPEYGCILGYNNTEALKEMHVINGNAATNMISNISTYSQLMPAPSLTSGWYLPSVEELDIIFENKDDINSSLANVGGTALWIEAFAGTGYQTSTNTGRTMYRVLYTNETFGLNSASNAKGDSGFFRFSLAF, translated from the coding sequence ATGAAGCAATATAAGTTTTTATCTACCGCTTTGTTTTTGGCTGCAATGGCGGCATGGAGCGGTTGCTCGAATGAGGATGAAAGCCTGCCGGCAATGTCCGGCACGGAGGGGCTTGTTATAAATGTGTGTGATAAAGGTATGGAAAATGCGGAATCTTCCGCATCACGGGCTGTAACAGACTTGAATTATAATACGACTTTTGAAGTAGGAGACTGTATCGGACTTTTTGCCGTGAAGGATAATGCTATCTTGAGTGATGTAAATAATCTGAAAGTGCAACTTACGAGGGAAGGCTGGCAGCCGGCTACGGATCTGCAATATGACGGAGCATTGAGAGAGGCTACTTATTATGCCTATTTCCCGTATAGTGAAAACTTGAGTATCAATTCTGTGGAAACCGATTTCTTTGCTTCAACGGCAGCGGGATGGAATATCGGAAAAGATCAGTCGACTAGAAAAAACTTTGCGGATTCCGATCTGATGACTTCTTCGGGAAGTACTATATATAGAGGGGATAAAGGTGAATTTCTCATTCAGTTTAATATGGTTCACCGTATGTCATTGGCGGTAATTTCTTTACCCGGAACGGAGTACAAGTTTACTAACCCGGAATTGAAAGGAACAATTTATGCCATAAAGCCGGGCGGAGACGTTGCGTTCTATACGGAAGAAATTGCAAGTGGCAAGGAGATAAAGCCTTATCGTGCGGACGATGGTTCGTACCGTATGTTGGTGAAACCGGCTGTGGCTCCCGATATTGTAGGTGTGCTGGGTGACAGCAAGTATAATGTTAATTCTGCTATTGCTGCCGGAAAGTATAAAAGATTCATGGTTGACGGTGGAAATGTAGTGAAAGAGTATGAATTGAAAGTAGGTGATTACTATTGTGCGGATGGAAATCTTGTAAGCCGGGATTGCGCGCCGGAAGAAGTGCCGGATGACTGTATTGGTATTGTATATTATGTGGGAAATCCGCAACCGTCCGTATTATATAAAGAAACTCTTGAAGCAGTTGAAGAAAAGGATGCCTTGAAACGTGATTATCCTAACTGTGTGCATGGGTTGGTTTATGCAATAAACCAATCAAATGCCACTGCGACAAGTGTTGCCTCGAATTCAAAATTAGATTATGCTAAGTATTTTACGGATAATGGATTAGATAGCAGATATTTTTGGGGAAACGGGAACAAAGTTCCTGAATATGGTTGTATTTTAGGATATAATAATACGGAGGCATTGAAAGAAATGCATGTGATAAATGGCAATGCAGCAACGAATATGATTAGTAATATATCTACGTACTCGCAATTAATGCCTGCTCCGAGCCTTACTTCCGGATGGTATCTGCCTTCTGTGGAGGAATTGGATATTATCTTCGAGAATAAAGACGACATTAATTCATCATTAGCTAATGTCGGGGGAACGGCTTTGTGGATAGAAGCTTTTGCCGGTACAGGGTATCAGACATCTACGAATACCGGAAGAACAATGTACCGGGTTCTTTATACAAATGAAACTTTTGGTCTGAATTCAGCATCAAATGCCAAAGGAGACTCGGGCTTTTTCCGCTTCTCTTTAGCGTTTTAA